Proteins from a single region of Bdellovibrio bacteriovorus HD100:
- a CDS encoding Crp/Fnr family transcriptional regulator gives MSDKISVLKKQDFLRQFTEKELREIAPYFELIHCTQRDTLFEKGQPIEHIYLVLYGSFKIQESIDRDAVKIFNFLSQGEFLGVAMAGLPNPRYPTSAVCNEDSTLLKIPVGLFFDHLMQIPELRRRVNRQISERFLEFQNDICKSHKLAPHRVADFLLRLLARQGSQSGYINIPLTRNDIAERIGSQSETVIRILSQWTKNGWIQTTDRHIEILNRQALMEVESERPSKKASRGASDHLENV, from the coding sequence ATGTCAGACAAGATCAGCGTACTTAAAAAACAGGATTTTCTTCGCCAGTTCACCGAAAAGGAATTGCGCGAGATCGCACCCTATTTCGAGCTTATACACTGCACTCAGCGGGACACGTTGTTTGAAAAAGGCCAGCCGATCGAACACATCTATCTGGTGCTGTACGGGTCTTTTAAGATTCAGGAGTCCATTGACCGGGATGCAGTGAAAATATTCAACTTCCTCAGTCAGGGTGAGTTCCTGGGCGTAGCCATGGCCGGACTTCCGAACCCCCGCTATCCGACTTCCGCCGTCTGTAACGAGGACAGCACTTTACTGAAAATACCGGTGGGGTTGTTCTTTGATCATCTGATGCAGATCCCGGAACTGCGCCGGCGTGTGAACCGCCAGATCTCCGAGCGTTTTCTGGAGTTCCAGAACGACATCTGCAAGTCCCATAAACTGGCACCCCACCGGGTGGCGGACTTTCTGCTGCGCCTGCTGGCTCGGCAGGGATCACAAAGCGGTTATATCAACATCCCGCTGACCCGAAATGATATTGCCGAACGGATCGGCAGCCAGAGTGAAACCGTGATTCGTATCCTGAGCCAGTGGACCAAGAACGGCTGGATTCAAACAACCGACAGGCATATTGAAATTTTAAACCGACAGGCGTTGATGGAGGTGGAAAGTGAACGACCTTCTAAAAAAGCTTCGCGAGGAGCATCAGACCATCTTGAAAATGTTTGA
- a CDS encoding DUF2249 domain-containing protein: MKEFVIEAQKIEPMHRHSYIFESFDNLEGGDSLVIVNNHDPLPLLRQFGESRPNQFVDEYLEKGPNVWKLRLTKKKKEGCCGFCE; the protein is encoded by the coding sequence ATGAAAGAGTTCGTAATCGAGGCACAAAAGATCGAGCCTATGCACAGACATTCCTATATTTTTGAAAGCTTTGATAATCTGGAGGGCGGTGACAGCCTGGTGATCGTGAACAACCACGATCCACTGCCACTGCTTCGCCAGTTCGGGGAATCCCGCCCCAACCAGTTTGTCGACGAGTATCTGGAAAAAGGTCCGAACGTTTGGAAACTGCGCCTGACCAAAAAGAAAAAAGAAGGCTGCTGCGGATTCTGCGAGTAG
- a CDS encoding SCO family protein, with translation MKLSKVHFVAIAFLMAGPVQAGDHDHHHHQAAPAAEKSKPLHDESIYNLNSSLLDEDGKVFQLEKYRGKPVVISMAYTSCVYTCPLILAQMQQLEKALAEQGKKDVRFVLVSFDPAKDTPKVLKDYAKKKKLSTQWNLLTSKSDKEPREIASVLGIKYSKVEGGDYDHSFIITVLDAEGVPRGRQVGAAGNPKDLIKFIP, from the coding sequence ATGAAACTTTCAAAAGTTCACTTTGTGGCGATAGCTTTTTTGATGGCGGGCCCGGTTCAGGCAGGGGATCATGATCATCACCATCATCAAGCCGCACCCGCAGCGGAAAAATCAAAACCGCTGCATGATGAATCCATTTACAATCTGAATTCCTCTTTGCTGGACGAAGACGGAAAAGTCTTTCAACTGGAAAAGTACCGTGGCAAGCCTGTGGTCATCTCCATGGCTTACACCAGCTGTGTTTATACTTGCCCACTGATCCTGGCGCAAATGCAGCAACTGGAAAAAGCCCTGGCCGAACAGGGTAAGAAAGATGTGCGCTTTGTGCTGGTCAGCTTTGATCCGGCCAAGGACACTCCGAAGGTTCTGAAGGACTATGCGAAGAAAAAGAAACTGAGCACACAGTGGAATCTGCTGACATCCAAGTCTGACAAAGAACCCCGCGAAATCGCCAGCGTTCTGGGCATCAAATACAGCAAAGTCGAAGGCGGTGACTATGACCACTCCTTTATTATTACTGTGCTGGATGCTGAAGGTGTACCACGCGGCCGCCAAGTCGGCGCGGCAGGAAACCCAAAAGACCTGATAAAGTTCATCCCTTGA
- a CDS encoding formylglycine-generating enzyme family protein produces MLTAVLLSCAGQAAPEVLIPAGEYKMPAKLNQKSIKVAEFKIDMRPVTNAEYLEFVRQNPQWRKAGVKKIFADSSYLSYWPADLEFGDKSMANSPVVRVSWFAAREYCAWKGRRLPFTNEWEYVAQSPYKNRTEIRELILEWYGRGAEWPLASVEKGSANRFGVHDMHGLIWEWVEDFNTALVTGESRADGGLDKNLFCGAGASGAADPGDYAAFMRFAFRSSLQARYTVQNLGFRCAK; encoded by the coding sequence ATGCTGACAGCCGTCCTTCTTTCCTGTGCTGGACAAGCCGCCCCCGAGGTGCTGATCCCGGCTGGTGAATACAAAATGCCAGCCAAGCTGAATCAGAAAAGCATCAAGGTGGCGGAATTTAAGATCGACATGCGTCCGGTCACCAATGCCGAGTACCTGGAATTTGTGCGCCAGAATCCCCAGTGGCGCAAAGCCGGGGTGAAAAAGATCTTTGCCGACAGCAGCTATCTGAGCTATTGGCCGGCGGATCTGGAGTTCGGTGATAAATCAATGGCGAATTCCCCGGTGGTGCGGGTGAGCTGGTTTGCCGCCCGGGAATACTGCGCCTGGAAAGGGCGCAGACTTCCTTTCACCAACGAATGGGAATACGTTGCACAATCCCCCTATAAAAATCGCACCGAAATCCGTGAATTGATATTGGAATGGTATGGTCGCGGCGCAGAATGGCCGTTGGCTTCCGTCGAAAAGGGCAGTGCCAACCGGTTTGGCGTGCATGATATGCACGGCCTGATCTGGGAGTGGGTCGAGGACTTTAACACCGCGCTGGTCACCGGGGAATCCCGGGCCGATGGTGGACTGGATAAAAACCTGTTTTGTGGCGCGGGGGCTTCCGGCGCTGCGGATCCCGGCGATTATGCCGCATTTATGAGATTTGCTTTTCGCAGCAGTTTGCAAGCCCGGTACACAGTGCAAAACCTGGGCTTTCGCTGCGCTAAATAA